In the Phaseolus vulgaris cultivar G19833 chromosome 7, P. vulgaris v2.0, whole genome shotgun sequence genome, one interval contains:
- the LOC137828977 gene encoding photosystem I reaction center subunit IV B, chloroplastic-like: MASAASGFVLSLNVVAAATTNSTPSRLIMFPSKNNASRLVVRASDEAAPAPATATPPPEAEAKPKPPPIGPKRGAKVKILRKESYWYKGTGSVVAVDQDPNTRYPVVVRFNKVNYANVSTNNYALDEIAEVE; the protein is encoded by the exons TGTCTCTTAATGTTGTTGCAGCTGCCACCACAAACTCTACCCCTTCAAGGCTCATCATGTTCCCCTCAAAAAACAATGCTTCTAGGCTTGTTGTAAGGGCCTCAGATGAGGCTGCACCCGCACCTGCAACCGCCACTCCCCCTCCTGAAGCTGAAGCAAAACCAAAGCCACCCCCTATTGGCCCCAAGAGAGGTGCTAAG GTGAAGATTCTTAGGAAGGAATCCTATTGGTACAAAGGAACTGGCTCTGTTGTTGCTgttgatcag GACCCCAACACTCGCTACCCTGTTGTGGTTCGATTCAACAAAGTCAACTATGCCAATGTATCAACAAACAACTATGCTTTGGATGAGATCGCGGAAGTCGAATGA